A stretch of DNA from Candidatus Cloacimonadota bacterium:
ATGTGTTATGCGGAATTCAAACTGGTCCTGAAGGATCGCTTTTTGAATTTGCTGCTTCAAGAGGAGTTGAACCATTAATATTTAAAAATTTAGTTAGAGAAATCAATATTTTTAAAGATATAAGACATTTTTTTGAAATGATAATCTTTCTAAAAAAAAATCATTATGATATTATACATACTCATAGTTCTAAAGCTGGGATAATCCACAGATTTGCTGCCAAAATAATGAAAGTACCAATAATAATCCATACAGTTCACGGTTGGAGTTTTCATGAACATATGTCTTGCTGGAAAAGAAAAATTTACATTTACCTGGAAAGAGTAGCAGCAACTTATACCAATAAAATGATTACTGTAACAGAACTGGATATAAAAAAAGGATTAGATGTTGATATTGGATCAAAAGAAAAATACAAAAATATTCATAGTTCTATTGAGATAGATCGCTATAAGGAGCCAATAAGAGATATAAAAGATATTAAAAAAGAACTAAATTTAAATCCAAATAATATCATTGTTGGTACGGTTGCTCGGTTGAGTGAACAAAAATCTCCATTAGATTTTATGTGTGTAGCCAAAGTAGTTTGTAGTAAATATGATAACATTCAATTTCTT
This window harbors:
- a CDS encoding glycosyltransferase family 4 protein; translated protein: MKKIKVLHTITRLIVGGAQENTILSAQLLDKEKFDVDVLCGIQTGPEGSLFEFAASRGVEPLIFKNLVREINIFKDIRHFFEMIIFLKKNHYDIIHTHSSKAGIIHRFAAKIMKVPIIIHTVHGWSFHEHMSCWKRKIYIYLERVAATYTNKMITVTELDIKKGLDVDIGSKEKYKNIHSSIEIDRYKEPIRDIKDIKKELNLNPNNIIVGTVARLSEQKSPLDFMCVAKVVCSKYDNIQFLYVGDGELRPIVEEFINDNNLEDKIILTGLRLDVPDMLAVMDIFILTSLWEGLPRVFSQSMAAKLPIIATKVDGAPEAINDGLNGFMTTPGKPMEIVKELEKLINDETLRKKMGNEGLKIAEECFSVESMIRDIEDAYNSLLNNLD